In one Mycobacteroides chelonae genomic region, the following are encoded:
- a CDS encoding Rv0340 family IniB-related protein: MGNNLLDFVMALVRDQDMAAQYAANPEQVIADAHLDGVQPADVSALIPVVSESIPAALGTQASQFAANPAATDLTHAVQTAIPADNIWASGAATSAFEAFDSPFTAPTHDPSLDAGLHAATNAVSDLSVRQDAITVPDQFGPSADSAVAAIDQFQAPLHASPSGLDAAGFEPQHFGSELGAGGSGDAGLQDPFFDHGDLGHQAGIDHDPGIDQF, encoded by the coding sequence ATGGGCAATAACCTGTTGGATTTCGTCATGGCACTGGTCCGTGACCAGGACATGGCTGCGCAATACGCGGCCAATCCCGAACAGGTCATTGCCGACGCGCACCTGGACGGAGTCCAGCCCGCCGATGTCTCCGCGCTGATTCCGGTGGTCAGCGAGTCGATACCGGCTGCCCTGGGAACACAGGCCTCGCAGTTCGCCGCGAACCCGGCGGCCACCGATCTGACGCATGCGGTGCAGACCGCAATCCCTGCCGACAACATCTGGGCAAGTGGTGCGGCGACCAGTGCCTTCGAGGCGTTCGATTCGCCGTTCACCGCGCCGACGCATGATCCGAGCCTGGATGCGGGTCTGCACGCGGCGACCAATGCGGTATCGGACCTGAGCGTTCGTCAGGACGCGATCACCGTTCCCGACCAGTTCGGTCCATCGGCCGACAGCGCGGTGGCCGCGATCGACCAGTTCCAGGCTCCGTTGCACGCATCCCCGTCCGGGTTGGACGCAGCCGGGTTCGAGCCCCAGCATTTCGGTTCCGAACTGGGAGCCGGCGGTTCCGGCGATGCGGGTCTGCAGGATCCGTTCTTCGATCATGGAGACCTTGGCCATCAGGCCGGAATCGATCACGATCCCGGAATCGACCAGTTCTAA
- a CDS encoding UDP-glucose dehydrogenase family protein codes for MRCTVFGTGYLGATHAACMAELGHEVLGIDIDPGKVAKLSGGDIPFYEPGLRKILQSNIASGRLRFTTSYAEAAEFADVHFLGVGTPQKKGEYGADLSHVHSVIDTLVPLLTQSAVIIGKSTVPVGTARELGQRAAGFAAEGVDVEVAWNPEFLREGYAVKDTLHPDRIVLGVQQSSDRAEKLVRELYGPILDEEVPFLVTDLETAELVKVSANAFLATKISFINAISEVCEAVGADVTTLADALGYDPRIGRRFLNAGLGFGGGCLPKDIRAFMARAGELGASHALTFLREVDSINMRRRTRMVELATKACGGSLLGANIAVLGAAFKPESDDVRDSPALNVAGLLQLNGAAVNVYDPKALENSRRLFPTLNYATSVVEAADRADAVLLLTEWQEFVDFDPDELAKVVRTKVIVDGRNCLDAAKWVNAGWRVFCLGKRVEELTHA; via the coding sequence ATGAGATGCACCGTTTTCGGAACCGGATACCTCGGCGCCACCCATGCGGCCTGCATGGCCGAGCTTGGCCACGAGGTGCTCGGCATTGACATCGACCCAGGTAAGGTCGCCAAACTCTCTGGCGGCGACATTCCGTTCTACGAACCCGGCCTTCGAAAGATCTTGCAGAGCAACATCGCATCGGGTCGGCTGCGTTTCACCACGAGCTATGCCGAGGCCGCGGAATTCGCCGATGTGCATTTTCTGGGCGTCGGTACGCCGCAGAAGAAGGGTGAATACGGCGCGGACCTGAGCCACGTCCACTCGGTGATCGACACCCTGGTGCCACTACTGACCCAGTCGGCGGTCATCATCGGCAAGTCGACCGTTCCCGTGGGCACCGCACGCGAACTTGGCCAGCGGGCAGCTGGATTCGCGGCCGAAGGCGTCGATGTCGAGGTGGCCTGGAACCCCGAGTTCCTGCGCGAAGGCTATGCCGTCAAGGACACCCTGCACCCGGACCGCATCGTGCTGGGTGTGCAGCAGAGTTCTGACCGCGCCGAGAAGCTGGTCCGCGAACTGTACGGGCCGATCCTCGACGAGGAGGTTCCCTTCCTAGTCACCGATCTGGAAACCGCCGAACTGGTGAAGGTTTCGGCCAACGCCTTCCTGGCCACCAAGATCTCGTTCATCAACGCCATCTCCGAGGTGTGCGAGGCGGTGGGTGCCGACGTCACCACCCTGGCCGACGCGCTGGGGTACGACCCGCGTATCGGGCGGCGATTCCTCAACGCGGGCTTGGGTTTCGGTGGCGGATGCCTACCCAAGGACATCCGGGCCTTCATGGCTCGCGCGGGCGAGCTGGGGGCCAGCCACGCCCTGACCTTCCTGCGTGAGGTCGACAGCATCAACATGCGCCGACGCACCCGGATGGTGGAGCTCGCCACCAAGGCCTGCGGCGGATCGCTGCTCGGTGCCAATATCGCGGTGCTGGGTGCGGCCTTCAAACCCGAATCCGATGACGTCCGCGACTCGCCCGCACTGAATGTCGCGGGGCTACTGCAGCTCAATGGCGCTGCGGTCAACGTGTATGACCCCAAGGCCCTGGAGAATTCGCGCCGCCTGTTCCCGACGCTGAACTACGCCACCTCGGTGGTGGAGGCCGCCGACCGTGCCGACGCCGTGCTGCTGCTCACCGAATGGCAGGAGTTCGTCGACTTCGACCCGGACGAGCTGGCCAAGGTTGTGCGCACCAAAGTCATTGTGGACGGTCGCAATTGCCTGGACGCCGCCAAATGGGTCAACGCCGGATGGCGGGTGTTCTGCCTGGGCAAGCGCGTGGAAGAGCTAACCCACGCCTGA
- a CDS encoding Hsp70 family protein, translating to MANALGLSIGATQLVATADDPQSQPVVRSSILTLHEDGPPEVGVPSHPGLTLTGFVGRVGDPVGIVAADGSVHRAEWALTEAMRVLIADAASAAEFTAPPALSASIPAHWSPQTVATLRDAIDRVPALAPGGRQLKLIPDARAALESLAAGPGVPDRGVVVVCDLGGSGTSITLADAARGFQQIGQTVRFVEFSGQQIDQMLLTQVLTDLNQDPEGTTSVGALTRLRDQCRLAKERLSGETATSVPVALPGITTDVRLTRAELEDHLRGPLSSLINAIQDTVERNGIHPANINAVASVGGGANIPLVTQQLSERMRVPVITGSQPQLAAAQGVALLATRPDLPPQDATAMRPVEQPTGDATMMRPAPTGTGTFAAPVAAAANDAPELAWSQDDSAPDLAPLQETGYQSGYSTGYTVDLDDDYHGPAEPTTARPELQFSHEPYAADDDYDDYPPLPWYRRPLVWFIAAAAVAGIAFTGMMVSLTSNESPAPAPTTPSVSVVPSTGDAPAEPPPSPEPPPPPQTHTVTQSVQPPPPSPEPPPPPPTTTTTPPTTTTTTTTTTTTTTTTTPPTTTTTPPTTTTTQPPTTTTQPASTSTSRPMITIPGLPPIPIGPRN from the coding sequence ATGGCCAACGCACTGGGACTGTCGATCGGCGCCACTCAACTGGTCGCGACAGCCGACGACCCGCAGAGCCAACCCGTGGTGCGCAGTTCGATCCTCACCCTGCATGAGGACGGTCCACCCGAGGTTGGGGTACCGAGCCATCCAGGTTTGACGCTCACCGGATTCGTCGGCAGGGTCGGCGACCCCGTCGGCATCGTGGCGGCGGATGGATCGGTTCACCGGGCCGAATGGGCACTCACCGAAGCCATGCGCGTACTCATCGCCGACGCGGCCTCCGCTGCCGAATTCACCGCGCCTCCGGCACTGTCCGCCTCAATTCCCGCGCATTGGAGCCCGCAGACCGTCGCCACGCTCCGGGACGCGATCGATCGCGTTCCCGCCCTCGCACCGGGCGGTAGGCAGCTCAAGTTGATCCCCGATGCGCGCGCAGCCCTGGAGTCGCTGGCCGCGGGGCCGGGAGTGCCCGACCGCGGTGTCGTGGTGGTGTGCGATCTCGGCGGCTCGGGTACCAGCATCACCCTGGCCGATGCGGCACGGGGATTCCAGCAGATTGGGCAGACCGTCCGGTTCGTCGAGTTCTCCGGCCAGCAGATTGACCAGATGCTCCTCACGCAGGTCCTCACCGACCTGAACCAGGATCCCGAGGGCACCACGTCGGTCGGCGCGCTGACCAGACTGCGCGATCAGTGCCGGTTGGCCAAGGAGCGGCTCTCTGGCGAGACCGCGACCTCGGTGCCGGTGGCGCTTCCCGGCATCACCACCGACGTTCGGCTCACCCGCGCCGAACTCGAAGACCATCTGCGCGGCCCGCTCTCCAGCTTGATCAACGCCATTCAGGACACTGTGGAACGCAACGGTATTCATCCGGCGAATATCAACGCGGTCGCCTCCGTGGGCGGTGGTGCCAACATTCCTCTTGTCACCCAACAACTTTCCGAGCGGATGCGAGTACCGGTCATCACCGGATCCCAGCCACAGCTCGCGGCCGCCCAGGGCGTGGCCTTGCTGGCCACCCGGCCCGATCTGCCGCCGCAAGATGCCACCGCGATGCGCCCGGTCGAGCAACCGACGGGCGATGCCACCATGATGCGCCCGGCGCCCACCGGTACCGGAACCTTTGCCGCTCCGGTGGCCGCAGCCGCCAACGATGCACCGGAATTGGCGTGGTCCCAAGATGATTCGGCCCCTGACCTGGCTCCGCTGCAAGAGACGGGCTACCAGAGCGGATACAGCACCGGATACACGGTTGACCTCGACGACGATTACCACGGCCCGGCTGAACCCACCACCGCCCGTCCCGAGCTTCAGTTCAGCCACGAACCGTATGCGGCCGACGACGATTACGACGATTACCCACCGCTGCCGTGGTACCGCCGGCCGCTGGTGTGGTTCATCGCCGCGGCGGCGGTGGCCGGCATCGCCTTCACCGGAATGATGGTGTCGCTGACCAGCAATGAGTCACCGGCCCCCGCCCCGACCACACCAAGCGTGAGCGTGGTGCCGAGCACAGGCGATGCCCCGGCCGAGCCGCCCCCGTCGCCCGAACCTCCGCCACCACCGCAGACCCACACCGTGACGCAGTCGGTGCAACCGCCGCCGCCCTCGCCGGAGCCTCCGCCGCCGCCACCGACGACGACAACCACACCCCCGACGACCACGACAACGACCACCACCACAACGACGACCACGACAACCACGACCCCGCCGACCACCACGACGACGCCACCAACCACGACGACCACTCAGCCGCCGACAACGACCACGCAACCGGCCTCCACGTCCACGTCGCGCCCCATGATCACGATCCCGGGGTTGCCGCCGATCCCGATCGGTCCGCGCAACTGA
- a CDS encoding pyridoxal phosphate-dependent aminotransferase, whose product MDSNATIETVSTDNLPTDVPPRVPGLSPRQHQRVFAQSTKLQDVLYEIRGPVHAHAARLEAEGHRILKLNIGNPAPFGFEAPDVIMRDIIQALPYAQGYSDSKGILPARRAVVTRYELVEGFPYLDVDDVYLGNGVSELITMTTQALLDNGDQVLIPAPDYPLWTAATSLAGGTAVHYLCDETNGWMPDIEDLESKITERTKALVIINPNNPTGAVYTREILTKMVELARKHQLLLLADEIYDKILYDDAEHISVASLAPDLLCFTFNGLSKAYRVAGYRSAWLAITGPKDHAASLLEGVNLLANMRLCPNVPAQHAIQVALGGHQSIDDLVLPGGRLLEQRDVAWTKLNEIPGVSCVKPKGALYAFPRLDPEVHEIHDDDQLVLDLLLNEKILLTQGTGFNWPEPDHLRIVTLPWARDLAVAIERLGNFLVSYRQ is encoded by the coding sequence CTGGACAGCAATGCCACCATTGAGACCGTGAGTACCGATAACTTGCCGACTGACGTGCCCCCGCGCGTGCCCGGTCTTTCCCCGCGGCAGCATCAACGGGTCTTTGCTCAGTCCACCAAGCTGCAAGACGTCCTGTACGAAATCAGGGGTCCGGTACACGCCCACGCCGCCCGGCTGGAGGCCGAGGGGCACCGCATCCTCAAGCTCAATATCGGCAACCCGGCACCGTTCGGTTTCGAGGCGCCCGATGTCATCATGCGCGACATCATCCAGGCGCTGCCCTATGCGCAGGGGTACTCCGACTCCAAGGGCATCCTGCCCGCGCGGCGCGCGGTGGTGACTCGCTACGAACTGGTCGAGGGATTCCCATACCTGGACGTGGACGACGTCTACCTGGGCAACGGGGTATCCGAGCTCATCACCATGACCACCCAGGCGCTGCTCGACAACGGCGATCAGGTGCTCATCCCCGCGCCCGACTATCCGCTGTGGACCGCCGCGACCTCGCTGGCCGGCGGCACCGCGGTGCATTACCTGTGCGACGAGACCAACGGCTGGATGCCAGACATCGAGGATCTGGAATCCAAGATCACCGAGCGCACCAAGGCCCTGGTCATCATCAATCCGAACAACCCCACCGGCGCGGTATATACGCGCGAAATCCTCACCAAGATGGTGGAACTGGCACGCAAGCATCAGCTGCTGCTGCTGGCCGACGAGATCTACGACAAGATCCTCTACGACGATGCCGAGCACATCAGCGTCGCATCACTGGCCCCGGACCTGTTGTGTTTCACCTTCAATGGCCTGTCCAAGGCCTACCGGGTGGCGGGCTACCGATCGGCATGGCTGGCCATCACCGGCCCCAAGGATCACGCTGCCAGCCTGCTGGAGGGCGTCAATCTGCTGGCCAACATGCGTCTGTGCCCGAATGTTCCTGCGCAGCATGCGATTCAGGTTGCCCTCGGTGGGCATCAAAGCATCGACGACCTCGTGCTTCCGGGCGGTCGGCTCCTGGAGCAGCGCGATGTGGCGTGGACCAAGCTCAATGAGATTCCCGGCGTCTCCTGCGTGAAGCCGAAGGGCGCGCTGTACGCCTTCCCGCGGCTGGACCCCGAGGTGCACGAGATCCACGATGACGACCAGCTGGTTCTGGATCTGCTTCTCAACGAGAAGATCCTGCTCACGCAGGGCACGGGCTTCAATTGGCCTGAGCCCGATCATCTTCGGATCGTCACGCTGCCGTGGGCCCGCGATCTTGCGGTCGCTATCGAGCGGCTCGGTAACTTCCTGGTGAGCTACCGCCAGTAG
- the iniR gene encoding isoniazid response ATPase/transcriptional regulator IniR — protein MSAGGAAKVLISGAAGSGKTSILARVRDVLSNTGSAPVNHVPETTTGKGLGPFVIDDADSLSGPQLDTLRAVVENDPTAIVVVAAIPRRQPALRALFQSLERESPTIALGPVDKGDIARLSARSAAFADEIATATGGVLALVAAAVDRLDGADSLESALRAIDSRIDEQLRRLSPSAQAAVLLMSLDPGIGASDIAAALALSDAEDLVDEALGSGLVPSPGQIAFAARVHGCATRLLGAARHLDLERSLLRTQLDIGSVSTDLALALVAHGLRDTQIAGLLAEWAATESDPLTAADLYRAALTAGAEPGPIRVPLAESLARAGDLAAAATQADEVLNATDPAHRAAAVRIAAAIACHNGDSGQAVALYDWLGTGLDGLTALSAAPVFVGIGQLTSARKVLEDNVGAPPTTSATATRNAAQGVIASVEGRGHEALSLLGQAVTQQPSTSSFTPDSTVALAALTMLHSGETARARGVLAGAIRTDLPHDVFAARHRLLAAWIAMLSGDLTGAAQWLPEADTELSRRDRLFAESLRTGIARRHGDTGPLRQHWQAAMDVLSAYSIDLYTLLPVGELWVAAARLRTFDAVTHHVDRAFAVLAQLGDPIAWSAPLRWAGVHAAILTNSPENLAPHGQALATAAGVSPYARTLATAGRTWLRVLANQVDGAEVDGAARMLGDTGLGWDATRLASQAALHANDPKVAAAMLALARDLRTPSANTDGPDPAAAPSSAADSPTSTRLSDREREVAELLLRGLPYRDIGAQLFISAKTVEHHVARIRRRLGAESRSDMFSMLRSILTP, from the coding sequence CTGTCCGCGGGCGGCGCGGCGAAGGTGCTCATCAGCGGCGCCGCCGGTAGCGGAAAGACGTCGATTCTGGCGCGGGTTAGAGACGTCCTGAGCAACACGGGCTCCGCGCCGGTCAACCATGTCCCGGAGACAACGACCGGAAAAGGCTTGGGCCCGTTCGTCATCGACGACGCCGACTCGCTCAGCGGCCCACAGCTCGATACCCTGCGTGCCGTCGTGGAGAACGATCCGACGGCCATCGTGGTGGTGGCCGCGATACCCCGGCGCCAGCCTGCGCTACGTGCACTGTTTCAGTCCCTGGAGCGCGAATCACCCACCATCGCGCTCGGTCCCGTCGACAAGGGTGATATAGCCAGGCTTTCGGCTCGCTCAGCAGCCTTCGCCGATGAGATCGCGACCGCCACCGGCGGGGTGCTGGCTCTGGTGGCGGCGGCCGTCGATCGCCTGGACGGCGCAGATTCACTCGAATCCGCACTGCGTGCGATTGATTCCCGCATCGACGAACAACTGCGCCGCCTCTCGCCGTCGGCCCAGGCCGCCGTGCTGCTGATGTCCCTGGACCCCGGCATCGGGGCCTCAGATATCGCTGCGGCACTTGCACTTTCCGACGCCGAGGATCTGGTCGACGAGGCTCTGGGAAGCGGGCTGGTGCCCTCACCTGGTCAGATCGCCTTCGCGGCCAGAGTGCACGGTTGCGCCACACGACTGCTGGGTGCGGCGCGGCACCTCGATCTCGAACGATCGTTGTTGCGCACGCAGCTCGACATCGGTTCGGTGTCCACCGACCTGGCTCTGGCCCTGGTAGCCCACGGATTGCGCGATACGCAGATCGCCGGACTGCTCGCCGAGTGGGCCGCAACCGAATCCGACCCCCTCACCGCGGCGGATCTGTACCGCGCCGCGCTGACCGCGGGCGCCGAGCCGGGCCCGATCAGGGTGCCGCTGGCCGAGTCGCTGGCGCGCGCGGGTGATCTGGCCGCGGCGGCCACCCAGGCCGATGAGGTGCTTAACGCCACCGATCCAGCACATCGCGCGGCAGCCGTGCGTATCGCGGCGGCCATCGCGTGCCACAACGGGGACTCCGGTCAGGCGGTCGCGTTGTACGACTGGCTGGGTACCGGCCTGGACGGCCTGACGGCCCTGTCCGCTGCGCCGGTTTTCGTGGGTATCGGACAGTTGACGAGTGCACGGAAAGTCTTGGAAGACAACGTGGGAGCGCCCCCTACGACATCGGCCACCGCGACGCGCAATGCCGCCCAGGGGGTCATCGCGTCGGTTGAGGGTCGTGGCCACGAGGCGCTGTCCCTGCTCGGTCAGGCCGTCACGCAGCAGCCGTCGACGTCTTCCTTCACCCCGGACAGCACCGTCGCCCTGGCTGCGTTGACCATGCTGCACAGCGGCGAGACGGCGCGGGCCCGCGGCGTTCTCGCCGGTGCGATCCGTACCGACCTGCCCCACGACGTGTTCGCGGCGCGGCATCGTCTGCTCGCCGCCTGGATTGCCATGCTGTCCGGTGATCTGACCGGCGCCGCGCAATGGCTGCCTGAGGCCGACACCGAGCTCTCCCGGCGCGATCGCCTGTTCGCCGAATCGCTACGGACCGGCATCGCCCGGCGCCACGGCGACACCGGTCCGCTACGCCAGCATTGGCAGGCCGCTATGGATGTGTTGTCGGCGTATTCGATCGACCTCTACACATTGCTCCCGGTTGGCGAGCTCTGGGTGGCGGCGGCACGGCTGCGCACCTTTGATGCCGTCACTCATCATGTCGACCGCGCATTCGCGGTTCTGGCGCAGCTCGGCGATCCCATCGCCTGGTCTGCCCCCTTGCGATGGGCAGGCGTGCATGCCGCGATCCTGACCAACTCTCCGGAGAATCTCGCCCCGCACGGGCAGGCGCTCGCCACGGCCGCGGGAGTCAGCCCGTATGCGCGCACCCTGGCGACGGCCGGGCGCACGTGGCTGCGGGTGCTCGCCAACCAGGTGGACGGCGCCGAGGTCGATGGCGCCGCGCGGATGCTGGGCGATACCGGCCTCGGCTGGGATGCAACCCGCTTGGCCAGCCAGGCCGCGCTGCACGCGAACGACCCGAAGGTGGCCGCCGCGATGCTCGCGCTGGCCCGCGATCTGCGGACGCCGTCGGCCAATACTGACGGTCCCGACCCGGCCGCGGCGCCGTCCTCGGCCGCCGACTCGCCAACATCCACGCGTCTATCGGATCGCGAGCGCGAGGTCGCCGAGCTGCTGCTACGCGGCCTTCCCTATCGCGATATCGGTGCGCAGCTGTTCATTTCGGCGAAGACCGTCGAGCATCACGTCGCCCGTATTCGCCGGCGCCTCGGGGCCGAATCACGCTCCGACATGTTCTCGATGTTGCGGTCGATCCTGACCCCATAA
- a CDS encoding (Fe-S)-binding protein: protein MSTATIILGIIGVTFSLVAWGSFFGGVVKMIRVILSGQPDGTRWRPIVPRIKTLIVEVVAHTRMNKFRTVGWAHWLVMVGFLGGFPLYFESYGQTFNPEFHWPIIGDTFLWHLWDEILGIGTVIGIVTLIVIRQLNHPRKPERLSRFGGSSFIAAYTIESIVLVEGLGMVLVKSGKIATFGGGHVSSDFFTMNVAQLLPESPLMVSIFAFIKMVSGGMFLLLVGRKLVWGVAWHRFAAFFNIYFKRNADGSVALGAAKPMMSGGKVLEMESADPDVDAFGAGKVEDFSWKDLLDITTCTECGRCQSQCPAWNTGKPLSPKLLITSLRDHTYAKAPYLLAGEDKSKLSEAEVAEGERQLVGGEGAVIDHEVLWSCTTCGACVEQCPVDIEHVDHIIDMRRYQVLIESEFPGELAGLFKNLENKGNPWGQNSKDRLNWIEEVDFDVPVFGQDVDSFADFEYLFWVGCAGAYEDRAKKTTKAVAELLALAGTKFLVLGADETCTGDSARRAGNEFLFQQLAMQNIELLNSVFEGVEHKQRKIVVTCAHCFNALGNEYPQVGGDYQVVHHTQLLNRLVRDKKLVPVAPVSQDVTYHDPCYLGRHNKVYTAPRELIGASGAALTEMPRHGERSMCCGAGGARMWMEEQLGKRINIDRVDEALATPASKIATGCPFCRVMLTDGVTARDDSAAVEVVDVAQLLLESVGRTDDVRKALPAKGTAAAAAAEKAATQAAEPEPVVAEEEAPAAAATAAAPAADAKPITGLGMAGGAKRPGAKKAAEAATEAPAAPAAAAPPVKGLGMAGGAKRPGAKKAAAPAAEAATETPAAPAAPVKGLGMAGGAKRPGAKKAAAPAAEASSEASAAPAAAAPPVKGLGMATGAKRPGVKKATPAPAAEAAPVASEPEAAAPAAPATPVPPVKGLGMATGAKRPGAKKAAPAASAPAPTPEPEAEAPSAPATPAAPAAPEPPVKGLGIAAGARRPGAKKAAPAAATPAAEPEQPAATPEPVAPAEAEPAEEAVEEPAEARTAPEPPVKGLGMAPGARRPGRRN, encoded by the coding sequence GTGAGTACCGCGACGATCATTCTCGGAATCATCGGCGTTACCTTCAGCCTGGTTGCCTGGGGCTCATTCTTCGGCGGCGTGGTGAAGATGATCCGCGTCATCCTCTCCGGACAGCCGGACGGCACCCGCTGGCGCCCGATCGTCCCGCGCATCAAGACGCTCATCGTCGAGGTTGTCGCACACACCCGGATGAACAAATTCCGCACCGTGGGCTGGGCGCACTGGCTGGTGATGGTCGGCTTCCTGGGCGGCTTCCCGCTGTACTTCGAGTCCTACGGCCAGACCTTCAATCCCGAGTTTCACTGGCCGATCATCGGTGACACGTTCCTCTGGCACCTGTGGGACGAGATTCTCGGTATCGGCACGGTCATCGGCATCGTGACACTGATCGTCATTCGGCAGCTCAACCACCCCCGCAAGCCCGAACGGCTGTCCCGCTTCGGCGGCTCCAGCTTCATCGCGGCGTACACCATCGAATCGATCGTGCTGGTCGAAGGCCTGGGCATGGTGCTGGTGAAGTCCGGCAAGATCGCCACCTTCGGCGGCGGACACGTGTCATCGGACTTCTTCACCATGAACGTCGCGCAGTTGCTGCCCGAGAGCCCGTTGATGGTCTCCATCTTCGCCTTCATCAAGATGGTGTCCGGCGGCATGTTCCTGCTTCTGGTCGGGCGCAAGCTCGTCTGGGGTGTGGCCTGGCACCGGTTCGCAGCCTTCTTCAACATCTACTTCAAGCGCAACGCCGACGGCAGCGTCGCGCTGGGCGCGGCCAAGCCGATGATGTCCGGCGGCAAGGTCCTGGAAATGGAGAGCGCCGATCCGGACGTCGACGCCTTCGGCGCCGGCAAGGTCGAGGACTTCAGCTGGAAAGACCTGCTGGACATCACGACGTGCACCGAGTGCGGCCGCTGCCAGAGCCAGTGCCCCGCCTGGAACACCGGCAAGCCGCTGTCCCCCAAGCTGCTGATCACCTCGCTGCGCGACCACACCTACGCCAAGGCGCCCTACCTGCTGGCCGGTGAGGACAAGTCCAAGCTGAGTGAGGCCGAGGTCGCCGAGGGCGAGCGTCAGCTGGTCGGCGGCGAGGGTGCCGTCATCGACCACGAGGTGCTGTGGAGCTGCACCACCTGTGGTGCCTGCGTCGAGCAGTGCCCCGTCGACATCGAGCACGTCGACCACATCATCGACATGCGCCGCTACCAGGTGCTCATCGAATCGGAGTTCCCCGGAGAGCTCGCGGGCCTGTTCAAGAACCTGGAGAACAAGGGCAACCCCTGGGGCCAGAACTCCAAGGATCGTCTCAACTGGATCGAAGAGGTCGACTTCGACGTCCCGGTGTTCGGCCAGGACGTGGACAGCTTCGCCGACTTCGAATACCTGTTCTGGGTGGGTTGCGCGGGTGCCTACGAGGACCGCGCGAAGAAGACCACCAAGGCCGTCGCCGAGCTGCTCGCGCTCGCCGGAACCAAGTTCCTGGTGCTGGGCGCCGACGAGACCTGTACGGGTGACTCCGCCCGCCGCGCCGGTAACGAATTCCTGTTCCAGCAGCTGGCCATGCAGAACATCGAGCTGCTCAATTCGGTGTTCGAGGGCGTGGAGCACAAGCAGCGCAAGATCGTGGTGACCTGCGCGCACTGCTTCAACGCACTCGGCAACGAATACCCACAGGTCGGTGGCGACTACCAGGTGGTGCACCATACGCAGCTGCTGAACCGCCTGGTGCGCGATAAGAAGCTGGTTCCCGTCGCACCGGTTTCACAAGACGTCACCTACCACGACCCGTGCTACCTGGGCCGTCACAACAAGGTGTACACCGCGCCGCGTGAGCTGATCGGCGCCTCGGGTGCCGCACTCACCGAAATGCCAAGGCACGGAGAGCGTTCCATGTGCTGTGGCGCCGGTGGCGCCCGCATGTGGATGGAAGAGCAGCTGGGTAAGCGCATCAATATCGACCGCGTCGACGAGGCCCTTGCCACACCTGCATCCAAGATCGCGACGGGCTGCCCGTTCTGCCGCGTGATGCTGACCGACGGTGTGACCGCCCGCGACGATTCCGCTGCCGTAGAGGTCGTCGACGTCGCGCAGTTGCTGCTCGAATCCGTGGGCCGTACCGATGACGTCCGGAAGGCATTGCCCGCCAAGGGCACTGCCGCTGCCGCGGCGGCCGAGAAGGCTGCCACCCAGGCCGCGGAGCCCGAACCTGTTGTCGCCGAAGAGGAAGCACCGGCAGCGGCGGCCACAGCGGCAGCGCCTGCGGCCGATGCCAAGCCCATCACGGGTCTGGGCATGGCGGGCGGTGCCAAGCGCCCCGGAGCCAAGAAGGCCGCCGAAGCCGCTACCGAAGCACCGGCTGCACCCGCCGCAGCCGCACCACCGGTCAAGGGACTCGGTATGGCGGGCGGTGCGAAGCGCCCCGGAGCCAAGAAAGCCGCGGCTCCCGCCGCCGAAGCCGCCACCGAAACGCCGGCTGCACCCGCAGCACCCGTCAAGGGACTGGGCATGGCGGGTGGCGCCAAGCGCCCCGGAGCCAAGAAAGCCGCCGCCCCGGCCGCCGAAGCCAGCTCCGAAGCGTCCGCAGCTCCCGCCGCAGCCGCACCACCGGTCAAGGGTCTGGGCATGGCAACCGGCGCCAAACGTCCGGGCGTCAAAAAGGCGACCCCGGCCCCTGCTGCCGAGGCTGCTCCGGTGGCCTCCGAGCCGGAGGCAGCAGCACCGGCGGCACCTGCCACCCCCGTGCCACCCGTCAAGGGTTTGGGCATGGCGACCGGGGCCAAGCGCCCCGGCGCGAAGAAGGCGGCCCCCGCAGCGTCTGCGCCCGCACCGACGCCCGAGCCTGAGGCAGAGGCACCTTCCGCGCCCGCAACACCGGCAGCTCCCGCAGCTCCAGAGCCTCCCGTCAAGGGTCTCGGCATTGCCGCCGGTGCACGGCGTCCCGGCGCCAAGAAAGCGGCCCCTGCCGCGGCTACTCCCGCAGCAGAACCTGAGCAGCCCGCGGCCACGCCGGAACCTGTCGCACCGGCCGAAGCCGAGCCTGCGGAAGAGGCTGTGGAAGAGCCCGCCGAGGCCCGCACGGCTCCGGAACCACCGGTGAAGGGCCTGGGTATGGCCCCGGGAGCACGCCGTCCAGGCCGCCGAAATTAG